From a region of the Salminus brasiliensis chromosome 4, fSalBra1.hap2, whole genome shotgun sequence genome:
- the ppa2 gene encoding inorganic pyrophosphatase 2, mitochondrial isoform X2, producing the protein MRALFRVSARLGSVLVRPVSSAGSGDFRGVRGVSSMPQYRTEERGRPRSAEHRIYFKTSSGKYISPFHDIPLYAAEEQENDVPTKKQKRSDSELVFNMVVEVPRWSNAKMEIATKEPLNPIKQDVKKGKLRYVANVFPHKGYIWNYGALPQTWEDPNHTDKDTNCCGDNDPIDVCDIGSKVCSAGQVIQVKVLGILALIDEGETDWKVIAINTEDPDASKLNSIEDVRVSRPGHLEATVDWFRKYKIPDGKPENQFAFSGQFKDKDFAIEVIKSTHCYWKALVHKQTKCGEIICQNSSVCDSPFQCSDAEAAAVVSAAPEYGEALPLPAEVDKWHFLSQ; encoded by the exons ATGCGCGCGTTGTTCCGAGTGTCCGCGCGCCTGGGTTCGGTGTTAGTCCGTCCGGTCAGTTCGGCAGGTTCGGGGGACTTTAGAGGTGTGAGAGGGGTCAGTAGCATGCCGCAGTACCGGACAGAGGAGAGGGGCCGCCCGCGCTCCGCCGAACACCGGATTTACTTTA aAACCTCCAGCGGTAAATACATCTCCCCCTTCCACGACATCCCCCTCTACGCAGCTGAAGAACAG GAGAATGACGTTCCGACAAAGAAGCAGAAGCGGAGCGACAGTGAG CTGGTGTTtaacatggtggtggaagtcCCTCGCTGGTCAAACGCCAAGATGGAG ATCGCCACAAAGGAGCCGCTGAACCCCATCAAGCAGGATGTGAAGAAAGGGAAGCTCCGCTACGTGGCTAACGTCTTTCCACACAAAGGCTACATCTGGAACTACGGAGCCCTGCCGCAG ACGTGGGAGGATCCCAATCACACAGATAAAGACACCAACTGCTGTGGAGATAACGACCCTATAGATGTGTGCGACATCGGCTCCAAG GTGTGCTCTGCTGGTCAGGTGATCCAGGTGAAGGTTTTGGGGATTCTGGCTCTGATTGATGAAGGAGAGACAGACTGGAAGGTCATAGCCATTAACACTGAGGACCCCGATGCCTCCAAGTTGAACA GTATTGAGGATGTCCGTGTGAGCAGGCCTGGTCATCTGGAGGCCACAGTGGACTGGTTTAGAAAATATAAAATACCCGACGGAAAGCCTGAGAACCAGTTCGCCTTCAGCGGGCAGTTCAAGGACAAG GACTTTGCCATAGAAGTGATCAAATCCACTCACTGCTACTGGAAAGCTCTGGTGCACAAACAGACGAAATGTGGAGAGATCATCTG tcagaaCTCGTCAGTGTGTGACAGCCCATTTCAGTGCAGTGATGCGGAGGCTGCTGCGGTCGTCAGTGCG GCTCCTGAATATGGAGAGGCTCTGCCACTTCCTGCAgaag TGGATAAATGGCATTTCCTGTCTCAGTGA
- the ppa2 gene encoding inorganic pyrophosphatase 2, mitochondrial isoform X1, whose amino-acid sequence MRALFRVSARLGSVLVRPVSSAGSGDFRGVRGVSSMPQYRTEERGRPRSAEHRIYFKTSSGKYISPFHDIPLYAAEEQENDVPTKKQKRSDSEQLVFNMVVEVPRWSNAKMEIATKEPLNPIKQDVKKGKLRYVANVFPHKGYIWNYGALPQTWEDPNHTDKDTNCCGDNDPIDVCDIGSKVCSAGQVIQVKVLGILALIDEGETDWKVIAINTEDPDASKLNSIEDVRVSRPGHLEATVDWFRKYKIPDGKPENQFAFSGQFKDKDFAIEVIKSTHCYWKALVHKQTKCGEIICQNSSVCDSPFQCSDAEAAAVVSAAPEYGEALPLPAEVDKWHFLSQ is encoded by the exons ATGCGCGCGTTGTTCCGAGTGTCCGCGCGCCTGGGTTCGGTGTTAGTCCGTCCGGTCAGTTCGGCAGGTTCGGGGGACTTTAGAGGTGTGAGAGGGGTCAGTAGCATGCCGCAGTACCGGACAGAGGAGAGGGGCCGCCCGCGCTCCGCCGAACACCGGATTTACTTTA aAACCTCCAGCGGTAAATACATCTCCCCCTTCCACGACATCCCCCTCTACGCAGCTGAAGAACAG GAGAATGACGTTCCGACAAAGAAGCAGAAGCGGAGCGACAGTGAG CAGCTGGTGTTtaacatggtggtggaagtcCCTCGCTGGTCAAACGCCAAGATGGAG ATCGCCACAAAGGAGCCGCTGAACCCCATCAAGCAGGATGTGAAGAAAGGGAAGCTCCGCTACGTGGCTAACGTCTTTCCACACAAAGGCTACATCTGGAACTACGGAGCCCTGCCGCAG ACGTGGGAGGATCCCAATCACACAGATAAAGACACCAACTGCTGTGGAGATAACGACCCTATAGATGTGTGCGACATCGGCTCCAAG GTGTGCTCTGCTGGTCAGGTGATCCAGGTGAAGGTTTTGGGGATTCTGGCTCTGATTGATGAAGGAGAGACAGACTGGAAGGTCATAGCCATTAACACTGAGGACCCCGATGCCTCCAAGTTGAACA GTATTGAGGATGTCCGTGTGAGCAGGCCTGGTCATCTGGAGGCCACAGTGGACTGGTTTAGAAAATATAAAATACCCGACGGAAAGCCTGAGAACCAGTTCGCCTTCAGCGGGCAGTTCAAGGACAAG GACTTTGCCATAGAAGTGATCAAATCCACTCACTGCTACTGGAAAGCTCTGGTGCACAAACAGACGAAATGTGGAGAGATCATCTG tcagaaCTCGTCAGTGTGTGACAGCCCATTTCAGTGCAGTGATGCGGAGGCTGCTGCGGTCGTCAGTGCG GCTCCTGAATATGGAGAGGCTCTGCCACTTCCTGCAgaag TGGATAAATGGCATTTCCTGTCTCAGTGA
- the tet2 gene encoding methylcytosine dioxygenase TET2 — translation METEQARHETEESLTLKQLRTPHQVDSLQAKLQNGNLPPEVSHQQLNGDTSWSHFKPGAGVNPMKRHQDNCSSPGTVQDFFDQGEMKRAISEQSLFDHDQSKKLCTNPETSRDGVQNLWDIKEANTSELDKELDKRNCNYPNGDIFSLSRSKQVPTPNGATVTPPSVESPAGDLLEKSLSQYCPEHVSITPQTRSSPADRVTSNLQEQAIPSPSHTSGIPSSASESLANSNSGYKPALTVNGYTGGFRAEQQQQQQQQPPYPLIDVPAQEAHSQSEMGKGSSMASQMSITDCSQAQNSTECFSSNPEGLDMFAKSSQDFGQDSYPLPSLQAGPPTQSEGADTLGLFSSQAGDQVPSTLTSQRHLQYGMQQQQHRSDVSCSADGSPQGPRVSALPAVPTPPSQQQNVELQTRGSRLDPQAGPATQQNQCSELENKLPLTAQTGRMAETVAPGQEMGWIDLNSALGSQRPASRQHAWKEFSPDDCKAPEMQSSLLDPDSSHSFQPQGYSQPNFPPQQDCQMQNGYKLATPPTQSQHNAAPEWQPGNSSAPSGMQAQPNMHLSKFQRMPQQYNVPQQANQQFCPQVQEQMCKNDQDLKHILSPDFMLQQPPQTHQQYETHQQQASMLQHQDAQSRDPSQSQIDPQMQNRQKMEGYVNSEMSSPTYRSPKPVGPVHTGSNPSMRGNFTFPHPSRPNSQPTPNDMASMFGFGEAAEMQKQQQRQYATGPTTQKQYLQQPVNHRLSNHSDFQQLPRPKTQPHIPEGPHGPQTPAQMFPKTELQDSCAQFQRQPLQSPGAQVDFHKHAALRMHLLHKQERPHHPQSPHHIRPNFQPIKREPGFEAPVQMPTPHMQQQDREPSSGMLAIVKQERPSSACEESQQKSILATMEQRLQQYQLSPVFEKKPLAIKSPNKVKVEMAGGVTVVSTNLEGSTQEQRKPSDFTPKKVEPGLQTFLESPMKLLDTPIKNLLDTPLKTQYDIAPCHCVEQISEKDEGPYYTHLGAARTIKGIREIMEKRSGLSGGAIRIEKVVYTGKEGKSAQGCPIAKWVIRRANVDEKLLVLVRERPGHSCESSCIVVVILIWEGISISLADRLYLDLSDTLTRHGALTNRRCALNEERTCACQGLDPEACGASFSFGCSWSMYYNGCKFARSKIPRKFKLLGDDPKEEERLESNLQGLATLVAPVYKKLAPDAYSNQVEHEHRAPDCRLGLKEGRPFSGVTACLDFCAHAHRDLHNMPGGSTVVCTLTREDNREIGKIPEDEQLHVLPLYKASSTDEFGSAEAQLEKTRTGAIQMLSFFRRPVRTLAEPAKSCRQKKLDAKKAAANKSAQANMLNSKMESAQKQQKQSSYDSVGRNAPSAGMDPGHRGAPLQPGQHFLAAQNQPQLQHQHHPQSSAPLPFPSSPSPANYPRFPNAPGSFPSTSKPANIFPQPPGSAGPYPSSLPVPSSYMNGSNPPSPYPGPLTPNNLYPGYQCNGGMPMDNYHPYYANPKHLDMYRQQRPPAYPEQQFAQHQRYGVDYPPRYGEPSLAVNGYGSCNMRPSMHPMGHYPGYSPNGGADAQFLDAISRAPSAHPSLDYAAANKCNQFGRYPNPYLAQNPQMFPPNLDPLSMQNKPDLSLHRANGIPQVLPSLSGESLNPSQAPGMVLPNGNLLHPMVKQEPGIQPPAPKEEEDVWSDSEHNFLDPEIGGVAVAPSHGSILIECAKRELHATTPLKKPDRNHPTRISLVFYQHKNMNEAKHGLALWEAKMAEKAREKEEDAEKHGADGTPSKSGGKKAKREPPEPSETSEPPYKRFIQMLTEKSLSCTTNTYVSSAPYAFTKVTGPYNCFL, via the exons ATGGAAACAGAACAGGCCAGGCATGAGACGGAAGAAAGTCTGACACTCAAACAGCTCAGAACCCCTCACCAAGTGGACTCTCTGCAAGCCAAGCTGCAGAATGGAAACCTGCCACCTGAAGTGTCCCATCAGCAACTCAACGGGGACACCAGTTGGAGTCATTTTAAGCCCGGTGCAGGGGTCAACCCAATGAAACGACACCAGGACAACTGTTCGAGTCCTGGCACTGTGCAGGATTTTTTTGATCAGGGCGAGATGAAGCGTGCTATTAGCGAACAGTCGTTGTTCGACCATGACCAGTCCAAAAAGCTCTGCACGAATCCCGAGACGAGCAGGGACGGGGTGCAGAATTTGTGGGACATAAAAGAAGCAAACACCTCTGAGCTGGACAAGGAACTGGATAAGAGAAACTGTAATTACCCCAACGGGGACATCTTCTCACTGTCAAGGAGCAAGCAGGTGCCAACACCCAATGGTGCTACAGTGACTCCTCCATCTGTGGAGAGTCCAGCTGGTGACCTCTTGGAGAAATCTTTGTCTCAGTATTGTCCCGAGCATGTTTCCATCACACCACAGACCCGCTCATCTCCAGCAGACAGGGTCACCAGCAACCTGCAAGAGCAGGCCATCCCCTCACCTTCACATACCTCAGGTATTCCCAGTTCAGCCTCTGAGTCGCTTGCCAACAGCAACAGCGGCTACAAACCGGCGCTCACGGTGAACGGGTACACGGGAGGCttcagagcagagcagcaacagcagcaacagcagcaaccGCCTTACCCTCTTATCGATGTACCAGCCCAGGAAGCACACTCACAGAGTGAGATGGGCAAGGGGTCTAGTATGGCCTCACAAATGAGCATCACTGACTGTTCACAGGCACAAAACAGCACCGAGTGCTTTTCCAGTAACCCAGAGGGTTTAGACATGTTCGCCAAATCCAGCCAGGATTTTGGCCAGGATTCTTACCCGCTGCCCTCACTTCAGGCAGGGCCTCCAACACAGTCTGAAGGGGCTGACACACTGGGATTGTTTAGCAGCCAAGCTGGCGATCAGGTCCCAAGCACTCTCACAAGCCAGCGGCACTTACAGTATGgaatgcagcagcagcagcaccgcTCAGACGTTTCCTGCTCAGCTGACGGAAGCCCCCAGGGCCCCAGAGTGTCTGCTTTGCCGGCTGTCCCCACTCCTCCTTCACAGCAGCAGAATGTGGAACTTCAGACCAGAGGCAGCCGGCTTGACCCCCAGGCCGGCCCGGCAACTCAACAAAATCAGTGCAGCGAGCTGGAAAACAAGCTGCCTCTCACAGCTCAGACCGGCCGAATGGCAGAAACAGTGGCTCCAGGCCAGGAGATGGGTTGGATTGATCTGAACTCTGCTCTAGGTTCTCAGCGCCCTGCAAGCCGGCAACACGCATGGAAGGAATTCTCTCCAGACGACTGCAAAGCCCCAGAGATGCAGAGCAGTCTGCTAGACCCTGACTCGTCTCACAGCTTTCAGCCGCAGGGTTACAGCCAACCCAACTTCCCTCCGCAGCAAGACTGTCAGATGCAAAACGGCTACAAACTCGCCACGCCTCCCACGCAGTCCCAGCACAACGCAGCACCAGAGTGGCAGCCTGGGAACTCCAGTGCTCCATCTGGTATGCAAGCCCAACCTAACATGCATCTCAGCAAATTTCAGCGAATGCCCCAACAGTATAATGTCCCTCAACAGGCGAACCAGCAGTTTTGCCCCCAAGTGCAAGAGCAGATGTGCAAAAACGATCAAGACTTGAAGCACATATTATCACCTGACTTCATGCTTCAGCAGCCACCACAGACCCACCAGCAGTACGAAACCCATCAGCAGCAAGCCAGCATGCTGCAACACCAGGACGCTCAGTCACGGGATCCCTCTCAGAGCCAGATCGATCCCCAAATGCAAAACAGGCAAAAAATGGAGGGCTACGTGAACTCAGAAATGTCCTCTCCAACATACAGGTCACCCAAACCAGTTGGTCCAGTACATACTGGGTCCAATCCATCCATGAGAGGTAACTTTACATTTCCCCACCCTTCCCGGCCCAACTCACAACCTACACCTAATGACATGGCCTCCATGTTTGGCTTCGGTGAGGCAGCAGAGATGCAAAAGCAGCAACAGAGGCAGTATGCCACCGGTCCCACCACTCAAAAGCAATATTTGCAGCAGCCTGTCAATCATAGGTTGTCAAACCATTCAGACTTTCAGCAACTGCCACGTCCAAAAACGCAACCTCACATACCAGAGGGTCCTCATGGTCCACAGACGCCAGCCCAGATGTTTCCTAAAACTGAATTACAGGACTCCTGCGCCCAGTTCCAGAGACAGCCTCTTCAAAGCCCTGGTGCACAAGTGGACTTTCACAAGCATGCTGCCCTGCGAATGCATCTCTTACACAAGCAGGAAAGGCCACACCATCCCCAGAGCCCCCATCACATCAGACCTAACTTCCAGCCTATTAAACGTGAGCCCGGGTTTGAGGCCCCAGTCCAAATGCCAACTCCTCATATGCAGCAGCAGGACAGAGAACCGTCTAGCGGCATGCTAGCTATAGTAAAGCAGGAGCGGCCATCCTCGGCCTGCGAGGAGAGCCAACAGAAGAGCATCTTGGCCACTATGGAGCAGCGGTTACAACAGTACCAGCTTTCCCCAGTCTTTGAAAAGAAGCCTCTAGCCATCAAGTCCCCAAATAAGGTGAAGGTAGAGATGGCTGGGGGGGTTACAGTGGTCTCTACCAACCTCGAGGGCAGCACTCAGGAGCAGCGTAAACCTTCAGATTTTACTCCCAAAAAGGTGGAGCCAGGGCTGCAAACTTTTCTGGAGTCACCCATGAAATTGCTTGATACTCCCATCAAAAATTTGCTGGACACACCGCTGAAGACCCAGTACGACATTGCTCCATGCCACTGTGTTG AACAAATCAGCGAGAAGGATGAAGGCCCATATTACACTCATCTAGGAGCAGCTCGAACAATTAAGGGCATCCGAGAGATCATGGAGAAGAG GTCTGGGCTGAGCGGTGGTGCCATTAGGATTGAGAAAGTAGTATACACAGGCAAGGAGGGCAAGAGCGCACAGGGTTGCCCTATCGCCAAATGG GTGATACGGCGGGCCAATGTGGACGAGAAGCTCCTGGTGCTAGTTCGAGAGAGGCCTGGTCACTCTTGTGAGTCATCATGCATTGTGGTGGTTATCCTGATCTGGGAGGGAATCTCAATCAGCCTGGCCGACCGCCTCTACTTGGACCTTAGTGACACTCTCACGAGGCATGGTGCCCTTACGAATCGCAGATGTGCGCTCAATGAGGA GAGGACATGTGCATGTCAAGGTCTGGACCCAGAGGCTTGTGGGGCTTCTTTCTCCTTTGGCTGCTCCTGGAGTATGTACTACAACGGCTGCAAGTTTGCCAGGAGTAAAATCCCAAGAAAATTCAAACTGCTTGGTGACGACCCTAAGGAG gaGGAAAGACTGGAAAGTAATCTTCAAGGCCTTGCAACTTTGGTGGCTCCAGTGTATAAGAAATTAGCCCCCGATGCTTACAGCAACCAG GTGGAGCATGAACACAGAGCTCCAGACTGCCGTCTGGGTCTGAAGGAAGGTCGTCCTTTTTCTGGAGTCACAGCCTGTCTTGACTTCTGCGCCCATGCCCACCGAGATCTCCATAACATGCCAGGAGGCAGCACTGTG GTCTGCACGCTAACCCGAGAGGACAACCGTGAGATCGGGAAGATTCCTGAGGATGAGCAGCTGCACGTGTTGCCTCTGTACAAGGCCTCGTCCACTGACGAGTTTGGTAGCGCTGAGGCTCAGCTGGAAAAGACCAGAACCGGAGCCATCCAGATGCTCAGCTTTTTCCGCCGGCCGGTACGTACTCTGGCAGAGCCAGCGAAGTCCTGCCGGCAGAAGAAACTGGATGCCAAGAAAGCTGCAGCTAACAAGTCCGCTCAAGCCAACATGCTTAACAGCAAGATGGAAAGCGCCCAGAAGCAACAAAAGCAAAGCTCTTACGACAGCGTGGGCCGGAACGCACCCTCAGCAG GCATGGATCCAGGTCACAGAGGTGCACCCCTCCAGCCTGGGCAGCACTTCTTAGCTGCCCAAAATCAGCCTCAACTGCAGCACCAGCACCACCCACAGTCCAGTGCTCCTCTGCCTTTCCCCAGCTCCCCGTCTCCCGCCAACTACCCCCGATTCCCCAATGCTCCGGGATCTTTCCCTAGCACTTCTAAACCAGCGAACATTTTCCCACAGCCCCCTGGCTCAGCCGGCCCTTACCCATCCTCTTTACCGGTCCCCAGCTCCTACATGAATGGGTCGAATCCGCCAAGCCCCTACCCTGGACCCCTGACACCCAACAACCTTTACCCTGGTTACCAGTGTAATGGAGGTATGCCCATGGACAACTACCACCCTTACTACGCCAATCCAAAGCACCTAGACATGTACAGACAGCAGAGGCCGCCGGCGTACCCCGAACAACAGTTTGCACAACACCAGCGCTACGGTGTCGACTACCCGCCGCGCTACGGTGAGCCAAGCTTAGCAGTCAACGGTTACGGCAGCTGCAACATGAGACCCAGCATGCATCCCATGGGGCACTATCCTGGCTACAGTCCCAATGGGGGGGCTGATGCACAGTTTTTGGATGCTATCTCCAGAGCTCCCTCAGCCCACCCAAGCTTGGACTATGCAGCTGCAAACAAGTGCAACCAGTTTGGCAGATACCCCAATCCCTACCTGGCCCAGAACCCTCAGATGTTCCCTCCAAATCTGGATCCCCTGAGTATGCAAAACAAGCCAGACCTGAGCCTGCATAGGGCAAACGGGATCCCTCAGGTGCTTCCCTCTTTGAGTGGCGAATCCCTGAACCCTAGTCAAGCTCCAGGCATGGTTCTTCCCAACGGAAATCTTCTTCACCCCATGGTCAAGCAGGAACCAGGCATTCAGCCGCCTGCCCCCAAGGAGGAGGAAGACGTCTGGTCAGACAGCGAACACAATTTCCTGGATCCAGAGATTGGAGGGGTTGCGGTGGCACCCAGTCACGGCTCGATCCTTATTGAGTGCGCCAAACGTGAGCTGCACGCAACCACACCGCTCAAGAAACCGGACCGCAACCACCCGACCCGTATCTCCCTCGTCTTTTACCAGCACAAGAACATGAACGAAGCGAAGCATGGGCTAGCGCTGTGGGAGGCCAAGATGGCAGAGAAGGCCCGGGAAAAGGAGGAGGACGCAGAGAAGCACGGGGCCGACGGCACTCCCAGCAAGAGCGGAGGCAAGAAGGCGAAGAGAGAACCTCCAGAACCTTCCGAAACCTCAGAGCCGCCGTACAAGCGCTTCATCCAGATGCTCACTGAAAAATCACTGTCCTGCACCACCAACACTTACGTCAGCTCGGCTCCCTATGCCTTCACCAAGGTCACCGGGCCTTACAACTGCTTCCTGTAG